A stretch of DNA from Paenibacillus albus:
GTTGTTCGTAATCCGTGTGTTGGTGAAGGTAGCGCCGCCGTTAATCGACCTTGCTACATAGACGTCGAGGAGTGTTTGGGTGATTTGATTGCTGTAATAGATGATATTGACGACACCTGTCAGCGGATCGACATCAATGGCTGGGAAGAAGTTTTGCGTTCCGGCCGGAGCGCCGGTAATGCTGACAGGCGTCGTCCAGCTATTCGTATCCGGAGCGCGCTTCGACATGAAGATATCGGCGTAGCCAAGCCGATTGTCCTGCCACACCGCGTACGCTTGATTCGTGAATGGACCTACCGATCGGTCGGTGGAAATATTGGCGAAGGTGAGCACGCGGAAATTCCATCCCGGTACGGGCAGCGGAGAAGGCACAGGGACGACGTTGGAGACGACAACGCCATTAGGGAAACTTGTGCCGCCATCAGTTGATTGGCGAACGATGAAGTTGAAGCTAGGGTCAACGGTAACATAGGCAACATCAACAACGCCAACCAGATCGACTGTAATATCGGGCCGCTCGACTTGATCAGCCTCGCTTGACAGCAATACAGTCTGATCCCAGGTAGCTCCGTTGTCTCTGGAACGATTGAACATCGCTGTGGAGTTACCGCCATTATCGACGTTGAACTGGTGGTTATACGTCGCGTACATGTTGCCGAGAAAAGGACTGGATTGAGAGGTGTCGACCGTGCAGTTCGTTTCATCGTTGTTGATGTAAGTGCCATAGCCTGGGGCAACGATTTGAGGTGCACTGAAGGTAGCGCCGTTGTCAAACGATTTGTAGACGACCGTCGTTCCGGAATCTTCGCCTGGGAAGACGTGAGCCGTTACGATGAAGATATTCGGGAATCCATACGCAACGACAGGAGCTTCAGCTCCGTTAAAGCCAACCGGCAAAGGAAGCAGGCTGTTCGCCCAGCTAAACCCTCCGTCTATCGAGCGGTACAGACCGATTAGCGGCGGACCTGATGTCGTATCGACTGCAACCGAAATCATAATGCCGGGAATAAGCAGATTAACGGCTACGCTTGGTTCAAATTTCGGCGGACCTGAAGGGGTCACCTGAAAATTGAAATTAGTCAATTTGAGAACCTCCTATTCAATTTGCTCATATCGTATTCTACGAATCTACCTAGCCAACAGACTGTACGCTTATCTAATTGATAGAAAAATAGGCAAAGCAAGATGAAGATTTATCCCGAACTTCGAAGTACTTTTGGAATAAAATGTAATTACTCTATATGTAGGAGGTGAAAGATATGCCCTTTACTACCGGATTAATTACGAATACGCGCGCGTTCGGTACCGCTGCATCGACTGTCGCCGTAAATACGCGCAACATTACCTCGACTCCGATTACGGTGCTGATGGAAGTCTACGTTGTTCCTCCAGCTACCAATACATTAACGCTGATTTATGTGACAGGCTTTACGCTGGCAGGCCACTCGAGCGATACTCGTGAGTTTAGTGTTGCAGGAGATATTGCTTGGGAAGTGCAGCTAGATCAATCGGGGATTCTTTCGGAGGTTGCTTTCTCTGTGTTCGGATTGGACGAGTTCGGAAACCTTGTTCACGGACAAAATATTAAAGTAGAAGATTGGATGCCGATTACAGCCTTCTCGTCACCGCTTTAGTAGATGAACAGGTTTACGAGTAGGATGGAGCTTAACGATTGTCGTTAGCTCCTATTTTTCATGAAAAGGCAGCCGCCTCAAGGGATAGTCGCACAAGCAAACTTCTGTCATGCCAATACAATAGTACGAGGTGGAGCAGCGGAAGGAGTGACAGTATGGTCGATTTAGGAGTTGTTATGCCCGTGTATAAACAGAAACCAGCCTTCCTTACGGCAGCGCTCGAATCCGTGCTAGGGCAGACGTTCCAGAAATTCAAGCTGATTATTGTCATCGACGGGGCGCCAGAGATGGAGCCGTTAATTAGAGAGCTCATTCAAAGCGACAGCCGCGTCCAAATCGTTTCGCATACCTTTAATCAAGGCGTCGCAACGGCACTGAATACGGGCTTTGCGCAGCTGTACAGCATGCCGGGCATTCAGTATCTGACATGGGTTTCCAGCGACAACATCTACTACCCTAAATTTCTGGAAACGATGCGAAATGCCTTGGTCAAAGGATCGCCCGAGCTGGGACTTGTGTATAGCTCCTTTCAATCGGTTGATAACGAGGGTCGGCCGCTGAACAGTGAACAGCAGCTAGCGACTCAGCGGCAGTATCAATCGCAGCCGAAAGTGAAGCTGCTCGACACGTCCATCGTCGGGGTATCCTTCATGTACAAAGCAGAGTGCGCAAAGAAGATTGACGGCTACGGGCTTGAGCCTGTAGAAGACTATGATTATTGGCTCCGCCTTACTGAGCACTGTGAGATGAAGTACATCCCAGTGGAGCTGATGGATTATCGCGTCAATTCAACGTTCAGTGTATCCGCGGCGCTGCAAGACACCGCCAAGCATCGCAAGTGGCGGTATGCGTATCATCTGGCCAGACATCAGGCCCGAATGCGCAGAGGTATTCCTCCATCCATTACCGTGCTGTTACCTCTGAAGGAATCTGGCGCTCAGGTGATCGAGCGACTCGAGAACCTCTACGAGCAGACCTTCAGTAACTATACATGCTACATTCTTGATCTGTCGGCGGATATGCGCGTGACTGCGGACTTGTCCGGCATTTCGCATCCGGCGACAGACTTCAAATGGTACCCATATGCAGCTGTGGAGACCGCATTATTCCATGCCGTTCAAATGATACAGACACCATACTGCTTCGTGCCTGGTGATATCTTGTTCCGTGATGTCATGGATCTTACGGTTCTGTTTAATGAAATGGAGAAGGCACCGCCGCTAATTATGTCCAACTACTATACGGCAGATCATAGTCAGCTGGGGTACCGCTTCGCCAGCACGTTCAGCCCGAAGGAAGGCTTGCATGACGAACTTTTCCGCACGCAGAGTCTCGTGAACTATTTGAAGGAGCATTTTGCAGGGGTGATGGGTTCGGGATGAAGCTACTATTCACCTTCTACAATCCAAGCGGCGGAATGGAGACGCTAAACCGAATTCGGTGTAAAGCGCTGATGAAAATCGGGGTTGAGTGTCATCTGCTCTATAACTACGACGGCGAAGGACGCAAGAACATTAAAGATATTCCGAACTTTGTCATCAGCGACGAAGCGGAGATTGGACGGCATGTCATGCGTCATAACTACGATGCCATCGTCGTATGTACGGATGTTCTCATGCTGCTCACCATCCGCAAGGCTGGCTACAAAGGGCATATTATATTCGAAATTCAAGGTCTCGGCACGATGCAGACTGCGAACGCTGTGCTCAAGGATATCTCGCTTCGCGTGCTGCAGAATGCAGACGCCTTGCTCTATCCGAAGACGAACCATCTGCAGGAGCTGCTAACGAAGCACATGAACGATATTCCGCATTACTCCTTCGATGATCCGCTGGATACGGAGAGCTTCGGCTACAGCGCCTATCCGGTGAAGCCGTTTCCGGTTATCGGCTGGGTTGGCCGTATTGAAGCGAACAAGAACTGGCGGGAGTTTCTGCTTATCGGATCGAGGCTGCTTAACAAATTTCCGGAGAGCTACTTGTGGATTTTCGGAGATGCGACGCTGAATGATAAGGAAGAGAAGGAGCACTTTGACAGATGGGTTCAAGGGCTGCAGCTGCAAAATAAACTGATCACCTACTCCAACATCCCCCACGAGCAGATTGCAGACTATTTCTCTGTCATCGGCGACTCCGGAGGGCTGCTTTGCTCCACTTCCATTCTGGAAGGGTTCGGCTATGCTGTCGCGGAAGCGATGCTCTGCCGCTGCCCGGTGCTCACAACAGATTCTGACGGTATCCGCAGATTTATGATCCATAACGTGACCGGTAAGCTGTATACCCGCGGTAATCTGGATCAAGCCGTCAAAGAAGCGGAGTCGCTTATGCGCGATGCGCCACTGCGCAAATCCATTCGTAAGAATGCTGAGCGCCATATGAAGCTGAACTTCTCCGCTGATAAGTACACCACGAACTTTATGAGGATGCTGGGAAGCTTGGCGAAGCTGCGTCCGAAGCCGGAACAGCATATTTGAACATATACCGTGCAAACGGCCGAAACTGACTCTGGTGGTGGAGGCTATCGTTTCACGGAAAGTGCAAACGGCCTCCACCGCGCTCTGGCGGAGGAGGCTAACGTTTCACGGAAAAAAGCGGGCCTCCGAAGGGAGACCCGCTTTTCATATGCGTTGCTGCTTGCTGCAAGGATTACTTGCCAGCGTTAGCTGCGATCATTTGGCGAAGGACGGTTTGGAGGATACCGCTGTTGCGGTAGTAGTCCACGTCCACCATCGAGTCAAGACGTACAGCTGCCGAGAACTCGAACGATGTGCCGTCTTCGCGAGTTGCGATGACTTTTACAACTTGGCCTGGCTGTACATCGTTGCTAAGACCTACGATGTCGAATGTTTCACGGCCAGTAATATTAAGGGACTTCCAGCTTTGACCCTCTGTGAATTGCAGAGGCAGTACGCCCATACCAACAAGGTTGGAACGGTGAATACGCTCGAAGCTCTCTGCGATTACTGCTTTCACGCCGAGAAGGAATGTTCCTTTCGCTGCCCAGTCACGGGAGCTGCCTGTGCCGTACTCTTTGCCTGCGATGACGACAAGGTTCTTGCCGTTCGCTTGGTATTTCATCGAAGCGTCGTAGATGGACTCAACTTCGCCAGTTGGCAGGTAAGTTGTTACGCCGCCTTCCGTGCCAGGAGCCACTTGGTTCCGGATACGGATGTTCGCGAACGTACCGCGCATCATGACTTCGTGGTTACCACGGCGGGAACCGTAGGAGTTGAAGTCGACTTTGTCTACGCCATGCTTGATCAAGTATTCGCCAGCTGGGCTGTCAGTCTTAATGTTGCCGGCAGGCGAGATATGGTCAGTTGTAACGGAATCGCCGAGAAGTGCCAGTACGCTGGAGCCTTTGATATCAGCGATATCGCCGATTTCTGCGCCAAGGCCTTCGAAGAACGGCGGGTTCTGGATATAAGTGGATTTGTCATCCCACTCGTAGCTTTCGCCAGTCGGTACGTCGATTGCGTTCCAACGCTCGTTTTGCGTAAATACGTTCTGGTATTTGTCGCGGAACATGTCTGGACCCATTGCTGCTGCAATCGTGTCTGCAATTTCCTTGGACGTTGGCCAGATGTCTTTCAGGTAAACCGGCTCGCCATTGCTGTCATTGCCGATTGGCTCGGAGGACAGGTCGATGTTCACTGTTCCTGCCAGTGCGTATGCCACAACAAGCGGCGGCGATGCCAGGTAGTTGGCTTTAACTTGTGCGTGAACGCGGCCTTCGAAGTTACGGTTACCGGACAGCACTGCTGCAACCGTCATATCGTTGTCTGCGATCGCTTTGCTTACTTCGTCCGGAAGCGGACCGGAGTTACCGATACAAGTTGCGCAGCCGTAGCCTGCAACGTGGAAGCCGATTGCTTCAAGCGATTCAAGCAGGTTTGCACGCTTCAAGTACTCTGTAACAACCAGGGAACCCGGTGTCAGGGAGCTCTTCACGTAAGCCGGCTTCGTAAGGCCGCGCTCTACTGCTTTCTTCGCAACAAGCGCAGCGCCGATCATAACGCTTGGGTTCGAAGTGTTCGTGCAAGATGTGATTGCCGCGATAACAACCGCGCCAGTACCCATCTTCGTTACTTCGCCGTTCGCATGTTTAACTTCAACGCTCTCAGCGATTTTCTCGTCGGACAAGCCGTAGCCGCCTTTGTCGATCGGTGTGCGAGTGATGCTGTTGAAAGCTTCTTTCATGTTCGTCAGCTCAACGCGGTCTTGCGGACGCTTCGGACCAGCAAGGGAAGGAACGATTGTCGACAGATCCAGCTCAACGATGTCAGAGAATGTAGGCTCTGGCGTATCGTCTGTGCGGAACATGCCTTGTGCTTTATAGTAAGCTTCAACAAGCGCGATTTGATCTTCTTCGCGGCCTGTTTGGCGAAGGAAGTTGATGGTCTCGCTGTCAACTGGGAAGAAGCCGACAGTTGCGCCGTACTCAGGAGCCATGTTAGCAACTGTTGCACGGTCAGCAAGGCTGATGTTGGAGAGGCCAGGGCCGAAGAACTCGACGAACTTGCCGACAACGCCTTTTTTACGAAGCAATTGTGTAACAGTCAGCGCAAGGTCAGTTGCAGTTGCGCCTTCAGCAAGGCTGCCAGTCAGACGGAAGCCGATAACTTCAGGTGTTACGAAGTAAAGCGGTTGGCCAAGCATACCTGCTTCTGCCTCGATACCGCCAACGCCCCAGCCGACTACGCCAAGACCGTTGATCATTGTTGTATGGGAATCCGTACCTACGAGGGAATCCGGATATACAACGGTTTCGCCGTCAGTTGTCTTCGTAGCTGCAACGGAAGCGAGGTACTCCAGGTTAACTTGGTGAACGATACCTGTGCCCGGTGGAACCGCGCGGAAGTTATCGAACGCTGTTTGTGCCCAGCGAAGGAAACGGTAACGCTCTTCGTTACGTTTGAATTCGATGTCCATGTTGTACTCAAGCGCTTCTGGCGTGCCGAAAGCATCAACCATAACGGAGTGGTCGATAACAAGGTCAACCGGTACGAGCGGATTGATTTGTTTCGGGTCGCCGCCGGATTTCTTCACCGTGTCGCGCATTGCTGCAAGGTCAACGACAACCGGTACGCCTGTAAAGTCTTGAAGAACGATACGTGCAGGAATGAAAGGAATTTCTTTGTCTTCGCGGCCGTCAGCCCAAGTTGCAAGCTGCTTCACATGTTCTTTCGTAATTGCGCGTCCGTCGAATTGACGAACTGCTGCTTCAAGCAGCACCTTGATGGAGTAAGGGAGTTTCGAGATCTTACCTAGTCCTTGCTCTTCCAACCCGCCCAGACGGTAGTAAGCGAATTGCTTACCGCCAACTGTAAGCGATTCGCGGACGGAGTAATCGTTTTGTTTAGTCATGCGTTCGCGCCTCCTTGGCAATCTGTAGTGTGCTTCATGCTGTAAGTTTCACAGGGTGAAACACGATTTCATAAATCATTCAATACACTAAGTATAGCTTTTTTTTGCTCATTTAGAAAGTGCAAATATCACCTATGGACAAGAAAAATAGTGCCTGAATGACAAGTAAGCCAGCTTTCGAAGCCCATTATGCAAAGCTTAAAGCTGTCGTATCCGCATGAAACGATCGGTTTGCTCATATAATGAACCAATTTTCACAAATCCTAAGCATTTCCATAATTCTGTGACACCCTGTAGACCTCATACGATGAAGCGGCGTATGCCGCCCATTTTCGATAGAAGTGTTCCACCCGTGCTTAAAGGCACAAAACAAGGCAGGAGGGATTTCATTTGCCGCGATCGCGAGTAAGAGTCGGAACAAGCAAAGCTGGCATGCGAAAAATAACAGAGCATACGCCGCCTGGCCGAGTGGCTGCCAGCGCTGCAGCCCCCAGAAGCAGCTCGGCTGCAGGCAGCGGCAAGCAGCGCAAAGCTCCGCAGGAGGCACTGCCTTTGCAAGGCTGGAAGGCCATCGTCCACAAGTATGTGAAGCTGTACAATCAGGCCGAGATCGACCGCTTTGCGCCGCCCTTCGAAGAAGTGATCAGCGATACGGACCATCTTGTCCGCTTTACAGGGCGGCTGTCTCGGCTGCGCGAGCAGGAGCTGCTGCGCGGCATCCTTCCTTCCCGTAGTGAAACGAACGCTGAGCTCATTCGCGTTAGTGAATCATCCGGCTCGCTCAGCGAGGTCGCCGTCTTGATCGAGCTGCGCGTCAAACGGACGATCGATCAGAACGGACGCACTTATATTGAGGAGCGCTGCGACCGTGAACGGCTATGGCTGACGGCAGATGACGGCACTTATACGATCTCGCGCGTTGAACCGATTGTGCTGGAGCGCCGTCCGAGGTACAGCTCGTCTGATCTGCACGAGGATCCGGAGCCGACCCTTCCGGCAGCGAAGCCGCAATCCATACCTTTTATAAATTATGATGTTTTGCCGAATTTCAAACATACTCGAGCTGGTATAAGGTACCGTAGAGATTTGGTCGCGGCCTATGCCGACCGCTGGTGGAATGAGCCGAATCCAGCGTATGAGAATTTCGAGGTAAACTGCACCAACTACGTCTCCCAGTGCGTCTTTGCAGGGGGAGCACCGATGGACTATACTGGTAGAAGGGATACTGGCTGGTGGTACCGCGGCTATAGCGGCGGCCGGGAAAATTGGAGTTATAGCTGGGCAGTGGCGAATGCGCTCAAAAATTATTTATCGGCTTCGCACAAGTCGGGGCTGCGGGCCACAATCGTTGATTCCGCGGATCAGCTCGCGCTTGGCGATGTCATTATTTATGATTGGAGCGGCGACAACCGCTATCAGCACAGCACAGTCGTGACCGCATTCGATGCGGCGGGCATGCCGCTTGTGAATGCCAATACGGTTCCAAGCCGTCACCGCTACTGGGATTATCAAGATTCCTATGCATGGACGGAGAATACCAAGTACCGGTTTTTTCACATTGCGGATGAGTTTTAAGGTGCGCTTCAAGCCCAGATACGTATAACCACCCACTTAACTGTGGGAAACTAACATAACCGGAGGATTAACCATGGGGGAGAAAGTGCGCGTAGGACTTGTTTACGGCGGGCGCTCAGGCGAGCATGAGGTTTCGCTGCAAACCGCACTGGCAGTTATGAAAGCATTTGATTACAGCAAATATGAGATTAAACCTTTTTATATTTCTAAGACGGGCGAATGGCGCGCGGGCGATATGCTTCTCGCGGCACCGACAGGTCTCGATCAGCTTCGTCTGGCCGGCGGCTCTGCGATTATTGGCACAGAAGCGCTTATGCCGGTGTTCGGCAGCATTCAAGCGGCTGATGATCTGGCTGCAGCGCCGGCAACGATTTCTTCGGTGCCTGCTGAAGTGACGATCTCTGCAATCTCTTCAGACATTCCGGCGCCGGAGCTTGAAGCGCCGATCGATGTCGTATTCCCGCTGCTTCACGGCACGTTCGGAGAAGACGGCACGATTCAAGGATTGTTCGAAATGGCGAACATCCCGTATGTTGGCGCAGGCGTGCTTGCGTCGGCAGTCGGCATGGACAAAATCACGATGAAGAAAGTATTCGCGCAGGAAGGCTTGCCGCAGTGCATCTACCGGCATTTCAACCGGACGCAGTGGCAGAAGGATTCTTCATTCTTCATTATGGAGATTGAAGTCGCGCTGGGCTATCCTTGCTTCATCAAGCCGGCTAACCTGGGATCAAGCGTCGGCATTTCCAAAGCACGGAATCGCGATGAGCTTATCCAAGGCGTCGAATATGCGCTGCGCTTTGACCGCAAGGTCATCGTCGAAGAGTTCGTGGATGCCCGCGAGATTGAAGTGAGCGTGCTGGGCAATGATGAGCCGCGAGCTTCTGTTGTGGGTGAGATCACGTCCTCAAGCGAATTCTATGATTACAAGGCCAAATACATTGACGGCAAGTCAATGATGCATATTCCGGCGAACATTACGCAGGAGCAATCCGATTCCGTTCGCGAGATGGCGCTTCGCGCTTTCCTGGCGATTGACGGCTCGGGCTTATCTCGGGTTGATTTCTTCTTGCGCAAGGAAGACGGTCAAATCTTCATTAATGAAGTGAATACGATGCCGGGCTTTACGCCTTACAGCATGTACCCACTTATGTGGAAAGAAAGCGGCGTCCCGTATACGGAGCTGCTTGATAACCTGATTCAGCTGGCGATTGAACGCCATGCCGAGAAACAAACGATTGATTATAGCGGAGGCGGCCCGGCTTAATTGCCGGGTTCCTCGCTTTTTTTTACATACTTATGGACGAGAGGCTGGTCTTATAAATGGGTTTTCAAACCGAGTTCAATTCCGTGTGCAAGTTTAAGTCGAAGCAAGAATTGTACGAGCTGCTCGAGTACGGCCGCGGCAAAATGGTGAAAAGCGGCTTCCGTGTCTACCCAACCGGCCAGAAGGTAATCGCTTATACGCCTGATAATGAAGCGATCGCGATTGTGAAGATTCTCGTTTCCATTGCGGAAATTAATTTCCAAGGCGAGGAAGTCACGGAAGTGGAGATGGAGCTTGTTCGCAAGCTGACGGAGGAAGAAGCGCGGATACAGACTGCTCTTGCGCATGAAATGTTCTTCGGAGAGCAAGCATGATTGTCCGTTTCGGCTTCGTTGCGATGAGTACGCTGCTGGAGAAGAATGTGTCGCCATCCCGGACGATGACCTATGCCACTTTCTCGAAGCTCGATGATCGGGAGGCGGGTCTTCGCAGGCTGGAGCGAATAGCGGAGGAGAATCTGCGCACGACGCTGCGGCTGATGAAGCATTGCGTCGGGCATGACGTGTACGTGTACCGGATGACGTCGAAGATCATTCCTCTTGCGACGCATGATGCGCTGCAGGGATGGGACCCTTATCCAGCGCTTACGGAAGCATTCGCAGATATCGGACGTTATGCATTGGAGAAGGGCATGAGACTCTCCTTCCATCCCGACCATTTCTGCGTATTCAGCACGCCGAGACCGGAAGTGCTGGCGAAGTCGAAGGAAGACTTGAACTACCATGTCACGATGCTGGAGCATATGGGGCTGGATGAGTCTTCCGCAAAATGCAATATCCACGTCGGAGGCGCCTATGGCGATAAAGTTGTCTCGGCTGAGCGGTTCGTGCAGCAGTTCGGCGAGCTCGAGCCGCGGCTGCGCCATCGCGTAACGCTTGAGAACGACGACAAGACGTTCACGACGCGCGAGACGCTGGCCGCTGCCGAAGCGGTGGCTGTGCCGATGGTGCTCGATATTCACCATCATGCCGTCAATGACGGTGGCGAGACGGATGCTTCGCTGCATGGCGAGCTGTGGCCGCGCATTCTGCGTACGTGGACAAGTGCCGGCGGCAAGCCGGTGACCGTGCCGCCGAAGCTGCATGTGTCGAGCCCGAAGAGCGAGAAGGACCCGCGCGGCCATGCTGACTTCGTTGACGTGGCGCCGCTGCTGCGATTCCTGCGCGGAATCGCCGGTTCTACCGAGCGGCTGGACGTCATGATCGAAGCCAAACAGAAGGATGCCGCACTGCTGCAGCTGATGGCGGATATGCGCCAGCTGCAGCTGGAAGGCGAGGGCATTCATGTCATCGACGGGGGCAGCATCGAAATACGTTAAGGGACAGGAAAAGCTTGATCTTTTCTGTCCCTTCGTTTATTTTTGGGTAAGGAAGCGCTATCATTTTATTTCAGGCATGAACAGCTCCCGCGCATCATGTTGCATTTGCACCGTGCACGCACCTTGCAGCTTGAGACCTTCATCATGGATCACAAATACTTTGTAGAGAGGATTGTGAAACAATGAACGGATTATTAACGGGGAAGAACATGCTTGTGATGGGGGTTGCGAATGATCGCAGCATCGCTTGGGCGATTGCGCAATCGCTTGCTGCGCAAGGCGCTAGGTTAGCTTTCACATATGAGAATGAACGGGTGGAAGAACGTGTCCGCAAGCTGGCGGAGACGATTCCGGGTTCGATGCTGCTGCAATGCAATATTACGGTCGATGAAGAGATTGACGCCCTTGTTCACCAGCTGAAAGAATCATTCGGCGTGCTGCACGGTTTGGTGCACAGCATTGCTTTCGCCAAGACGGAAGAGCTCGACGGCATGTTCGTGGATACGTCGCGCGCGGGCTTCACGCTTGCCCACGACATCAGCGCTTATTCGCTAACAGCGGTTGCGCAGCGTGTCTATCCGCTCATGACC
This window harbors:
- the acnA gene encoding aconitate hydratase AcnA is translated as MTKQNDYSVRESLTVGGKQFAYYRLGGLEEQGLGKISKLPYSIKVLLEAAVRQFDGRAITKEHVKQLATWADGREDKEIPFIPARIVLQDFTGVPVVVDLAAMRDTVKKSGGDPKQINPLVPVDLVIDHSVMVDAFGTPEALEYNMDIEFKRNEERYRFLRWAQTAFDNFRAVPPGTGIVHQVNLEYLASVAATKTTDGETVVYPDSLVGTDSHTTMINGLGVVGWGVGGIEAEAGMLGQPLYFVTPEVIGFRLTGSLAEGATATDLALTVTQLLRKKGVVGKFVEFFGPGLSNISLADRATVANMAPEYGATVGFFPVDSETINFLRQTGREEDQIALVEAYYKAQGMFRTDDTPEPTFSDIVELDLSTIVPSLAGPKRPQDRVELTNMKEAFNSITRTPIDKGGYGLSDEKIAESVEVKHANGEVTKMGTGAVVIAAITSCTNTSNPSVMIGAALVAKKAVERGLTKPAYVKSSLTPGSLVVTEYLKRANLLESLEAIGFHVAGYGCATCIGNSGPLPDEVSKAIADNDMTVAAVLSGNRNFEGRVHAQVKANYLASPPLVVAYALAGTVNIDLSSEPIGNDSNGEPVYLKDIWPTSKEIADTIAAAMGPDMFRDKYQNVFTQNERWNAIDVPTGESYEWDDKSTYIQNPPFFEGLGAEIGDIADIKGSSVLALLGDSVTTDHISPAGNIKTDSPAGEYLIKHGVDKVDFNSYGSRRGNHEVMMRGTFANIRIRNQVAPGTEGGVTTYLPTGEVESIYDASMKYQANGKNLVVIAGKEYGTGSSRDWAAKGTFLLGVKAVIAESFERIHRSNLVGMGVLPLQFTEGQSWKSLNITGRETFDIVGLSNDVQPGQVVKVIATREDGTSFEFSAAVRLDSMVDVDYYRNSGILQTVLRQMIAANAGK
- a CDS encoding D-alanine--D-alanine ligase — its product is MGEKVRVGLVYGGRSGEHEVSLQTALAVMKAFDYSKYEIKPFYISKTGEWRAGDMLLAAPTGLDQLRLAGGSAIIGTEALMPVFGSIQAADDLAAAPATISSVPAEVTISAISSDIPAPELEAPIDVVFPLLHGTFGEDGTIQGLFEMANIPYVGAGVLASAVGMDKITMKKVFAQEGLPQCIYRHFNRTQWQKDSSFFIMEIEVALGYPCFIKPANLGSSVGISKARNRDELIQGVEYALRFDRKVIVEEFVDAREIEVSVLGNDEPRASVVGEITSSSEFYDYKAKYIDGKSMMHIPANITQEQSDSVREMALRAFLAIDGSGLSRVDFFLRKEDGQIFINEVNTMPGFTPYSMYPLMWKESGVPYTELLDNLIQLAIERHAEKQTIDYSGGGPA
- a CDS encoding amidase domain-containing protein, which codes for MPRSRVRVGTSKAGMRKITEHTPPGRVAASAAAPRSSSAAGSGKQRKAPQEALPLQGWKAIVHKYVKLYNQAEIDRFAPPFEEVISDTDHLVRFTGRLSRLREQELLRGILPSRSETNAELIRVSESSGSLSEVAVLIELRVKRTIDQNGRTYIEERCDRERLWLTADDGTYTISRVEPIVLERRPRYSSSDLHEDPEPTLPAAKPQSIPFINYDVLPNFKHTRAGIRYRRDLVAAYADRWWNEPNPAYENFEVNCTNYVSQCVFAGGAPMDYTGRRDTGWWYRGYSGGRENWSYSWAVANALKNYLSASHKSGLRATIVDSADQLALGDVIIYDWSGDNRYQHSTVVTAFDAAGMPLVNANTVPSRHRYWDYQDSYAWTENTKYRFFHIADEF
- the fabI gene encoding enoyl-ACP reductase FabI, producing MNGLLTGKNMLVMGVANDRSIAWAIAQSLAAQGARLAFTYENERVEERVRKLAETIPGSMLLQCNITVDEEIDALVHQLKESFGVLHGLVHSIAFAKTEELDGMFVDTSRAGFTLAHDISAYSLTAVAQRVYPLMTEGGSIMTMTYLGSERALPNYNVMGVAKAALEASVRYLAADLGPHNVRVNAISAGPIRTLAAKGIKDFNSILRQVEAKAPLRRTTDASEVGDTAMFLMSNLSRGITGEIIYVDNGYNIVG
- a CDS encoding glycosyltransferase family 4 protein — encoded protein: MKLLFTFYNPSGGMETLNRIRCKALMKIGVECHLLYNYDGEGRKNIKDIPNFVISDEAEIGRHVMRHNYDAIVVCTDVLMLLTIRKAGYKGHIIFEIQGLGTMQTANAVLKDISLRVLQNADALLYPKTNHLQELLTKHMNDIPHYSFDDPLDTESFGYSAYPVKPFPVIGWVGRIEANKNWREFLLIGSRLLNKFPESYLWIFGDATLNDKEEKEHFDRWVQGLQLQNKLITYSNIPHEQIADYFSVIGDSGGLLCSTSILEGFGYAVAEAMLCRCPVLTTDSDGIRRFMIHNVTGKLYTRGNLDQAVKEAESLMRDAPLRKSIRKNAERHMKLNFSADKYTTNFMRMLGSLAKLRPKPEQHI
- a CDS encoding exo-alpha-sialidase; protein product: MTNFNFQVTPSGPPKFEPSVAVNLLIPGIMISVAVDTTSGPPLIGLYRSIDGGFSWANSLLPLPVGFNGAEAPVVAYGFPNIFIVTAHVFPGEDSGTTVVYKSFDNGATFSAPQIVAPGYGTYINNDETNCTVDTSQSSPFLGNMYATYNHQFNVDNGGNSTAMFNRSRDNGATWDQTVLLSSEADQVERPDITVDLVGVVDVAYVTVDPSFNFIVRQSTDGGTSFPNGVVVSNVVPVPSPLPVPGWNFRVLTFANISTDRSVGPFTNQAYAVWQDNRLGYADIFMSKRAPDTNSWTTPVSITGAPAGTQNFFPAIDVDPLTGVVNIIYYSNQITQTLLDVYVARSINGGATFTNTRITNNSFNPNASSPTPVPLIGDYIDIVSVPPGGYIGVWMDTSPGTFCIFAGYSDQIITP
- the uvsE gene encoding UV DNA damage repair endonuclease UvsE: MIVRFGFVAMSTLLEKNVSPSRTMTYATFSKLDDREAGLRRLERIAEENLRTTLRLMKHCVGHDVYVYRMTSKIIPLATHDALQGWDPYPALTEAFADIGRYALEKGMRLSFHPDHFCVFSTPRPEVLAKSKEDLNYHVTMLEHMGLDESSAKCNIHVGGAYGDKVVSAERFVQQFGELEPRLRHRVTLENDDKTFTTRETLAAAEAVAVPMVLDIHHHAVNDGGETDASLHGELWPRILRTWTSAGGKPVTVPPKLHVSSPKSEKDPRGHADFVDVAPLLRFLRGIAGSTERLDVMIEAKQKDAALLQLMADMRQLQLEGEGIHVIDGGSIEIR
- a CDS encoding glycosyltransferase family 2 protein; the protein is MPVYKQKPAFLTAALESVLGQTFQKFKLIIVIDGAPEMEPLIRELIQSDSRVQIVSHTFNQGVATALNTGFAQLYSMPGIQYLTWVSSDNIYYPKFLETMRNALVKGSPELGLVYSSFQSVDNEGRPLNSEQQLATQRQYQSQPKVKLLDTSIVGVSFMYKAECAKKIDGYGLEPVEDYDYWLRLTEHCEMKYIPVELMDYRVNSTFSVSAALQDTAKHRKWRYAYHLARHQARMRRGIPPSITVLLPLKESGAQVIERLENLYEQTFSNYTCYILDLSADMRVTADLSGISHPATDFKWYPYAAVETALFHAVQMIQTPYCFVPGDILFRDVMDLTVLFNEMEKAPPLIMSNYYTADHSQLGYRFASTFSPKEGLHDELFRTQSLVNYLKEHFAGVMGSG